In Dasypus novemcinctus isolate mDasNov1 chromosome 10, mDasNov1.1.hap2, whole genome shotgun sequence, one DNA window encodes the following:
- the LOC101424407 gene encoding olfactory receptor 10A4 produces the protein MMWGNWTIVREFVLVSFSALSTELQALLFVLFLSIYLVTLVGNVLIILVTTADSALQSPMYFFLRNLSFLEIGFNLVIVPKMLETLIMPDTTISFLGCAVQMYFFFFFGVAECCLLATMAYDRYVAICNPLHYPIIMSRRACAQLAAASWFSGFPVASVQTTWIFSFPFCGPNRVNHFFCDSPPVIALVCADTSMFELEALTATVLFILFPFLLILGSYVRILSTIFRMPSAEGKHKTFSTCSSHLLVVTLFYSTAILMYFRPRSSTSPENKKLLSLSYTVVTPMLNPIIYSLRNIEVKAALKRAVLKALGPQKL, from the coding sequence ATGATGTGGGGAAACTGGACAATTGTCCGTGAGTTTGTTCTTGTGAGTTTCTCGGCCCTCTCCACTGAGCTACAGGCTCTCCtgtttgtcctttttttgtcCATTTACCTGGTTACCCTAGTGGGTAATGTCCTCATCATCCTGGTCACCACAGCTGACTCTGCCCTACAAAGCCCTATGTACTTCTTCCTCAGAAACTTGTCCTTTCTGGAGATTGGATTCAACTTGGTCATTGTGCCCAAGATGCTAGAGACACTGATCATGCCTGACACGACCATCTCCTTCCTTGGCTGTGCTGTTCAaatgtatttcttcttcttctttggggTTGCTGAGTGCTGCCTCCTGGCCACCATGGCATATGACCGCTACGTAGCCATCTGCAACCCTTTGCACTATCCAATTATCATGAGTCGCAGAGCCTGTGCCCAGCTGGCAGCTGCCTCTTGGTTCTCAGGGTTTCCAGTTGCCAGTGTGCAAACCACATGGATTTTCAGCTTCCCATTTTGTGGACCCAACAGGGTGAACCACTTCTTCTGTGACAGCCCCCCTGTCATTGCTTTGGTCTGTGCTGATACCTCCATGTTTGAACTGGAGGCCCTGACAGCTACAGTCCTATtcatcctcttccctttcctgctgATCCTGGGGTCCTATGTCCGCATCCTCTCCACCATCTTCAGGATGCCTTCGGCCGAGGGGAAACACAAGACCTTCTCCACATGTTCCTCCCACCTCCTGGTTGTGACCCTCTTCTACAGCACTGCCATCCTCATGTACTTCCGACCTCGGTCCAGCACCTCTCCTGAAAACAAGAAGTTGTTGTCACTCTCCTATACAGTGGTAACACCCATGCTGAACCCCATCATCTACAGTTTAAGGAACATTGAAGTAAAGGCTGCACTGAAGAGGGCTGTACTCAAGGCCCTGGGCCCTCAGAAACTATAA